The Salvelinus alpinus chromosome 28, SLU_Salpinus.1, whole genome shotgun sequence genome includes a window with the following:
- the LOC139556913 gene encoding large ribosomal subunit protein eL32-like, whose amino-acid sequence MAALRPLTKPKIVKKRVKKFIRHQSDRYVKVAKSWRKPRGIDNRVRRRFKGQMLMPNIGYGSNKKTKHMLPSGFRKFLVHNIKELEVLMMSNKTHAAEIAHNVSSKNRKLIVERAAQLAIKITNPNARLRSEENE is encoded by the exons ATGGCAGCCCTCCGACCTCTTACCAAGCCGAAGATTGTCAAGAAGAGGGTTAAGAAGTTCATTCGCCATCAGTCTGACAGATATGTCAAGGTTGCG AAAAGCTGGCGTAAGCCCAGGGGTATTGACAACAGAGTCCGCAGGCGGTTTAAGGGCCAGATGCTGATGCCCAACATCGGTTATGGTAGTAACAAGAAGACCAAGCACATGCTGCCCTCTGGCTTCAGGAAGTTCCTGGTGCACAACATCAAGGAGCTTGAGGTCCTCATGATGAGCAACAA GACCCATGCTGCTGAGATCGCCCACAACGTGTCTTCCAAGAACAGGAAGCTGATTGTGGAGAGAGCAGCCCAGCTGGCCATCAAGATCACCAACCCCAATGCCAGACTCCGCAGCGAGGAGAACGAGTGA